In Helianthus annuus cultivar XRQ/B chromosome 3, HanXRQr2.0-SUNRISE, whole genome shotgun sequence, a single window of DNA contains:
- the LOC110929431 gene encoding tubby-like F-box protein 1 produces the protein MSFRSIVRDVRDGFGSLSRRSFDVRLSGLHSRGKSQGSINDLNDNQTLLVVQNSRWANLPPELLFDVIKRLEESESTWPARKHVVACAAVCKSWRSMCKEIVRTPESCGKLTFPVSLKQPGPRDVTIQCFIKRDKSNLTYHLYMCLSPAALVQLGLSHDLHIITLI, from the exons ATGTCGTTTCGTAGCATAGTTCGTGATGTGAGAGACGGGTTCGGGAGTTTATCGAGGCGTAGTTTCGATGTAAGGCTGTCAGGGCTTCATAGCAGAGGGAAATCACAGGGTTCGATTAATGATTTAAATGATAACCAGACGTTACTTGTGGTCCAAAACAGTAGGTGGGCTAATCTCCCTCCGGAGCTTCTTTTTGATGTGATTAAGAGGTTAGAAGAGAGTGAAAGCACATGGCCTGCAAGAAAACATGTTGTTGCTTGTGCTGCGGTTTGTAAGTCGTGGAGGAGTATGTGTAAGGAAATTGTTAGAACTCCTGAATCTTGTGGGAAACTTACTTTCCCAGTTTCTTTAAAGCAG CCCGGGCCGCGCGATGTTACTATTCAATGCTTTATCAAGAGGGATAAATCGAACTTGACATATCATCTTTATATGTGTCTTAGTCCAG CTGCTTTGGTTCAATTGGGCTTGAGCCACGACCTCCACATCATTACTTTGATCTGA
- the LOC110927881 gene encoding uncharacterized protein LOC110927881 isoform X1, whose product MAFQMRTFLYVAFVVGYVSLSFIAGLCRKIVGSPVGKFSIFDFLYGGSGTLVCVVKESVKLYVNNIRTTHVELARKKAVESSLADARSQGIESKAAAKQAEKAGDKAAKIADKNANRILGPIVSSGWDLFEVIYYQGYVTEGALRGAGTLVGTYILGFLGEEKFGRFGYLVGSTLGSWIGGKIGLMSYEVANGIHFVLRMGRTKFNKELQNH is encoded by the exons ATGGCTTTCCAGATGAGAACATTCTTATATGTAGCGTTTGTTGTTGGATATGTGTCCCTTAGTTTCATTG CTGGATTATGCAGGAAGATCGTTGGATCTCCAGTTGGGAAGTTTAGTATCTTTGACTTCTTGTATGGTGGTTCTGGGACACTAGTATGTGTTGTAAAAGAGAGTGTCAAATTATATGTTAACAACATCAGAACAACTCATGTTGAGTTAGCAAGAAAAAAAGCAGTTGAATCTTCACTAGCCGATGCACGCTCACAAGGCATTGAAAGCAAAGCTGCAGCCAAGCAAGCCGAGAAAGCTGGAGACAAAGCAGCCAAAATAGCTGACAAGAACGCCAATCGAATATTAGGACCTATTGTTTCTTCTGGATGGGATCTTTTTGAAGTCATTTACTACCAAGGGTATGTGACCGAAGGCGCTCTAAGGGGTGCAGGGACATTGGTTGGGACATATATTCTTGGGTTCCTAGGGGAGGAAAAGTTTGGAAGATTTGGATATTTGGTTGGAAGCACATTGGGTAGTTGGATTGGGGGGAAAATTGGGCTTATGTCTTATGAGGTTGCTAATGGCATACATTTCGTGCTTCGCATGGGTCGAACGAA ATTCAACAAAGAACTTCAAAATCATTAG
- the LOC110927881 gene encoding uncharacterized protein LOC110927881 isoform X2, producing the protein MAFQMRTFLYVAFVVGYVSLSFIAGLCRKIVGSPVGKFSIFDFLYGGSGTLVCVVKESVKLYVNNIRTTHVELARKKAVESSLADARSQGIESKAAAKQAEKAGDKAAKIADKNANRILGPIVSSGWDLFEVIYYQGYVTEGALRGAGTLVGTYILGFLGEEKFGRFGYLVGSTLGSWIGGKIGLMSYEVANGIHFVLRMGRTK; encoded by the exons ATGGCTTTCCAGATGAGAACATTCTTATATGTAGCGTTTGTTGTTGGATATGTGTCCCTTAGTTTCATTG CTGGATTATGCAGGAAGATCGTTGGATCTCCAGTTGGGAAGTTTAGTATCTTTGACTTCTTGTATGGTGGTTCTGGGACACTAGTATGTGTTGTAAAAGAGAGTGTCAAATTATATGTTAACAACATCAGAACAACTCATGTTGAGTTAGCAAGAAAAAAAGCAGTTGAATCTTCACTAGCCGATGCACGCTCACAAGGCATTGAAAGCAAAGCTGCAGCCAAGCAAGCCGAGAAAGCTGGAGACAAAGCAGCCAAAATAGCTGACAAGAACGCCAATCGAATATTAGGACCTATTGTTTCTTCTGGATGGGATCTTTTTGAAGTCATTTACTACCAAGGGTATGTGACCGAAGGCGCTCTAAGGGGTGCAGGGACATTGGTTGGGACATATATTCTTGGGTTCCTAGGGGAGGAAAAGTTTGGAAGATTTGGATATTTGGTTGGAAGCACATTGGGTAGTTGGATTGGGGGGAAAATTGGGCTTATGTCTTATGAGGTTGCTAATGGCATACATTTCGTGCTTCGCATGGGTCGAACGAAGTAA